The following is a genomic window from Nocardioides thalensis.
TGCGCTGCGGGTTCCTCGTCTCCTCGGCGGTGGTGGCGACCACGTCGAAGCCGATGAACGCGAAGAACACGATCGAGGCCCCCGCGATGACCCCGGCCACGCCGTACGTCGCGGGCTCCCAGCCGAACAGCGTCGAGACCAGCGGCGTCTTCCAGAACGACCCCTCGCTGTCCGGGGTCGGGATGCTGTCCGGGATGAACGGCGTGTAGTTGGAGGCCTTGATGTAGGTGATGCCCAGCACGATCACGAGCCCGACGACGGCGAGCTTGATCGCGACGACGACCTGGTTGACGCGGCTGGACAGCTTGATGCCGCCGGCCAGGACGCCGGCCACAAGGAGCGAGATCAGCACCGCCGGGAGGTCGACCGCACCGTCGGCGGCCGACCCGATCGCTGCGGGCACCTCCAACGGCGTGCCGGCGAGGACGTTCTGGAGATACCCGGAGAAGCCGGTCGCCAGCGCTGCCGCGCCAACGGTGAACTCCAGCATCAGGTCCCACCCGATGATCCACGCGACGAGCTCGCCGAACGTCGCGTAGCTGAACGTGTAGGCGCTGCCCGCGACCGGCACCGTCGAGGCGAACTCGGCGTAGCAGAGAGCCGCCAGCGCGCACGCCAGGCCCGCGATGGCGAAGGAGATCGCGATCGCCGGTCCGGCGTTCGTCGCCGCGACGCTGCCCGTGTAGACGAAGATGCCGGCGCCGATGATCACCCCCACGCCGAACACGGTGAGGTCGAGGGCACCGAGGTTGCGCTTGAGCCGGTGGTCCGGCTCGTCGGTCTCGGCGATCGACTGCTCGACCGTCTTCGTGCGGAGCAGGCTGTGGCGGGGCTTCATGCCGTCACCGGTACCCCGAGGTCCTCTGGTCACGGCACCCATCTTGGGGCATGGCTCGCGACATGGCCCGAACGGACCACCCGGACGGGGCCGATCGGTCGGACCTCGCGCAGACGGGTTCCCGTGACGGCGAGGTCCACCTAACCTCGGAAGGTCCCGGCTCCCGGCCGCGGCGCGACCGGGGAGGGTGGATGGAGCAAGGACACGACGCCTCCCGTAGCGACGGCCACGATCAGCGGCTCCGGCTGATCGTCGAGGCCGCGCCCAACGCGATGATCATGGTCAATGACCGCGGCCGGATCGTCCTGGTGAACTCCGAGGCGGAGCGGTCGTTCGGCTACGCCCGCGAGGAGCTGCTCGCGCTCCACGTCGAGGACCTGGTTCCGCACCGGTTCCGCCACGCGCACCAGGCCTACCGCGACGGGTTCTTCGCGACGCCCGACCGGCGGGGGATGGGCGTGGGCCGCGAGCTCTACGGGCTGCGGCGCGACGGCTCCGAGATGCCGATCGAGATCGGGCTCAACCCGATCGAGCTCGACGGCCGCCACTTCGTGCTCGCGTCGGTCATCGACATCACCGAGCGGCTCAGGGGCCAGGCGGCCGCCGACGCCGAGCGCGAGGACCAGCTGCGCCGGTCAATCCTCGACTCGATCCCGTTCAGCATCATCGCGACCGACCCGGAGGGCACGATCGTCGCCGCCAACCCGGCGGCCGAGCAGCTCCTGGGCTACCGCCGCGACGAGCTCGTGGGCGCCGCGGTCGCCGAGATCGACGGGGAGCCGCGCAAGAGCATCGCCGGCCTCCACGCCGCCGTCGGCAGCATGGTCGGCAGCACGGAGGAGAGCGAGTGGACCTACCGCCGCAAGGACGGTGGGCGGGTGCCGGTCAGCGAGGCGATCGTGCCGCTGCCCGGCGACGGCGACGAGCACGCGGGCTTCCTCGTGGTCTCCTACGACATCACCCGCCGGATCGAGGCCCGCGCGCGGGCCGAGTTCCTCGCCGGCCACGACGCGTTGACCAACCTTCCGAACCGGTTCCTCCTCACCCGCCACCTCGACGACGTGATCGCCGCGGCCGAGCGCGGCGGTCCTGGATTCGCCCTGCTGCTCCTCGACCTCGACCACTTCAAGCGGGTCAACGACTCGCTCGGCCACCTCATCGGCGACGAGCTGCTCCTCCACGTGGCCGCCCGCCTGCAGGCGTGGGCAGGCCCGGGTGACCTGGTCTCGCGACTGGGCGGCGACGAGTTCGTGATCGTCCTCGGGCGCACCGACCGGCGGTCCGCACTGGCCGCCAGGATCGCCTCGCTCGTCGATGCCGTGCTCGCTCCGGTCAGCGTCCAGGGCTACGAGCTCGCGGTGACCGGCAGCATCGGCGCCGCCGTCTACCCGTTGCACGGGGGCGACCCCACCACCCTCCTCAAGCACGCGGACATCGCGATGTACCAGGCCAAGGCCTCGGGGCGCGACAACGCGCAGTGGTTCGAGACCCGGATGGTGGAGGACACCAACGACCGGATCGCGCTCTCGGCGGCGCTGCGCCAGGCGCTCGGCCGGGGCGAGGTCTCCGTCGTCTACCAGCCCCAGGTCGACCTGGAGTCCGGTGAGGTCGTCGGCTTCGAGGCGCTCGCCCGCTGGACCAGCCCGGAGCACGGGTCGGTGGCGCCCGACCTCTTCATCCCCGTCGCGGAGGACGGCGGGATGATCATCCAGCTCGGCGAGTGGGTCCTGCGGACGGCGTGCGCCGACGTCGCGGCGCTCAGCGCCGCAGTCGGTCGGCCGCTGCGGCTGGCCGTCAATGTCTCGCCGCGCCAGCTCCGCGGCAAGCAGTGGCTCGACTCGGTCACCGCGGCGCTCCGCGACTCCGGCCTCGACCCGGCCAGCCTCGAGGTCGAGATCACCGAGGGCCTCCTGATCGCCGACGTCGGCGACGCGGTCGCGATCCTCTCCGCCGTGCGCGAGCTCGGGGTCAGCGTCGTGGTCGACGACTTCGGGCAGGGCTACTCGAGCCTCGCGTACCTCACCCGGTTCCCCATCGACAAGATCAAGATCGACAGGTCGTTCGTCGAGGAGATCACCGACGACGGTGACCGGGCCGCCATCGTCGACGCGATCATCGTCATGGCTCACGCGCTGGGGATGAAGGTGCTCGCCGAGGGCGTCGAGACCGCCGAGCAGGAGAGCTACCTGACCGCTCGCGGCTGCGACGAGGTCCAGGGCTTCCGCTACGGCCGAGGCATGCCGAAGGACCAGGTGCTGACGGCGCTCCCTAGGATTGCCCCATGCCCGAGCCCATCTCACGTGACGACGTCGCCCACCTGGCCGACCTCGCCCGGATCGACCTCGACGACGCCGAGCTCGACCACCTCGCACCGCAGCTCGCGGTGATCCTCGAGTCGGTCGCCTCGATCCAGGGCGTGGCCGACGACGACGTGCCGCCGACGTCGCACCCGGTCCCGCTCACCAACGTCTTCCGCGAGGACGTCGTCGTGCCTGGGCTGACCGCCGAGCAGGCGCTCGCGGGCGCGCCCGCCAGCGACGAGCAGCGGTTCTCGGTGCCGCGGATCCTGGGGGACGAGCAGTGAGCCTCCTCATCAAGATGACGGCGGCCGAGCAGGCCGAGTCCCTCGCCGCTGGCGAGACCACGTCCGTGGAGCTGACCCAGGCCCACCTCGACCGCATCGCGGCGGTCGACGGCACGGCCGAGAGTGGAGTCCACGCGTTCCTCCACGTCGACGCCGAGGGCGCGCTCGAGCAGGCTGCCGCGTCCGACGCGCGCCGCGCCGCCGGCTCGCCCGCGCACGCGCTCGACGGCGTGCCGATCGCCGTCAAGGACGTGCTCGCCACCAGCGGCCTGCCCACCACCTGCGGCTCCAAGATCCTCGAGGGCTGGGTGCCGCCGTACGACGCGACGGTGGTGCGGCGGCTGAAGGAGGCGGGCCTCCCGATCCTCGGCAAGACCAACATGGACGAGTTCGCGATGGGATCCTCCACCGAGCACTCCGCCTACGGCCCGACCCGCAACCCGTGGGACCTCGGCCGGATCCCCGGCGGCTCCGGCGGCGGGTCGGCGGCCGCGGTCGCGGCGTACGAGGCCCCCCTCGCGATCGGCACCGACACGGGCGGCTCGATCCGCCAGCCGGGCGCGGTCACCGGCACGGTCGGCGTGAAGCCGACGTACGGCGGGGTGTCGCGCTACGGACTCGTGGCGCTGGCCAACTCGCTCGACCAGGCGGGCCCGGTGACCCGCACCGTGCTCGACGCGGCGCTGCTGCACGAGCTGATCGGCGGCCACGACCCGCTCGACTCGACGTCCGTCGACCAGCCGGTCCCGGCTCTCGTCGCGGCCGCGCGGGAGGGCGCGTCGGGTGACCTGACCGGCCTCAAGGTGGGCGTGATCGCCGAGCTGTCCGGTGACGGCTGGCAGCCCGGCGTGATGACCCGCTTCCAGGAGTCGGTCGACCTGCTGGTCAAGGCCGGCGCCGAGGTCGTCGAGGTCTCGTGCCCGACCTTCGTGCACGCGCTCGCGGCGTACTACCTCATCCTGCCGGCCGAGGCGTCGAGCAACCTCGCGAAGTTCGACGCCATGCGCTACGGCCTGCGCGTCGTGCCCGAGGGCGACCCGAGCGCCGAGGAGGTCATGAAGGCCACCCGCGACGCCGGGTTCGGCGACGAGGTCAAGCGCCGCATCATCCTCGGCACCTACGCGCTGTCGAGCGGCTACTACGACGCCTACTACGGGCAGGCGCAGAAGGTGCGCACGCTGATCTCGCGCGACTTCGCGGCGGCGTACGAGCAGGTCGACGTGCTGGTCTCGCCCACGGCGCCGACCACGGCGTTCGAGCTGGGCGAGAAGCTCGACGACCCGCTGGCGATGTACCTCAACGACCTCGCGACCATCCCGGCCAACCTCGCTGGTGTGCCCGGCATCTCGGTGCCCGCGGGCCTCGCCGACGAGGACGGGCTGCCGGTGGGCGTCCAGGTCCTCGCGCCGGCGCTGGCCGACGACCGCTGCTACCGGGTCGGCGCGGCGCTGGAGACGATCCTGACCGACAAGTGGGGCGGGCAGCTGCTCGAGCAGGCGCCCGCGCTGGAAGGACTCTCGGCATGACCACCACCTCTGACGTCCTGATCCCGTTCGACGAGGTCGTGGAGGCCTACGACCCGGCCCTCGGGCTCGAGGTCCACGTCGAGCTCAACACCAACACGAAGATGTTCTGCGGCTGCCCGACCGAGTTCGGCGCCGAGCCGAACGCGCAGGTCTGCCCCACCTGCCTCGGCCTGCCCGGGGCGATGCCGGTGGTCAACGGCAAGGCCGTGGAGGCAGCGATCCGGATCGGCCTCGCGCTCAACTGCGACATCGCGGAGTGGTGCCGGTTCGCGCGGAAGAACTACTTCTACCCGGACATGCCGAAGAACTTCCAGACCTCGCAGTACGACGAGCCGATCTGCTTCGACGGGTGGATGGACGTCGACGTCGATGGCGAGACGTTCCGCGTCGAGATCGAGCGCGCCCACATGGAGGAGGACACCGGCAAGTCCACCCACATCGGGGGCGCCACCGGCCGGATCCACGGCGCCAGCCACTCGCTCGTCGACTACAACCGCGCCGGCATCCCACTGATCGAGATCGTCACCCGGCCCATCGTCGGCGCGGGCGAGAAGGCGCCGCTCGTCGCGAGGGCGTACGTCGCACAGCTGCGCGACCTGATCGTCGCACTCGGCGTCTCCGACGCGCGGATGGACCAGGGCTCGATCCGCGCCGACGTGAACCTGTCGCTCGCGCCGAAGGGCTCGGGGGTGCTCGGCACCCGCACCGAGACCAAGAACGTCAACTCGCTGCGGTCGGTCGAGCGCGCGGTGCGCTACGAGATGTCGCGCCACGCCGGCGTGCTCGGAGGCGGCGGCGCCGTGCTCCAGGAGACGCGGCACTGGCACGAGGACACCGGCGTCACCACGTCGGGCCGTGAGAAGTCCGACGCCGAGGACTACCGCTACTTCCCCGAGCCCGACCTGGTCCCTGTCGCGCCCTCGCGGGAGTGGGTCGAGGAGCTCCGCGCGACGCTGCCCGAGAACCCGACGCAGAAGCGGGCCCGCCTCCAGCAAGAGTGGGGCTTCTCCGACCTGGAGATGCGCGACACCGTCGGCGCCGGGGCCCTCGCGCTCGTCGAGGAGACCGTTGCCGCGGGCGCGGCCCCGCAGGCCGCCCGCAAGTGGTGGCTGTCCGAGCTGGCGCGGCGCGCCAACGACGCCGGCGTCGAGCTGGCCGAGGTCGGTGTGACGCCGGCCCAGGTGGCCGAGGTGCAGTCGCTCGTGGACGCGAAGACGATCAACGACAAGCTTGCCCGCCAGGTGTTCGACGGCCTCGTCGCCGGCGAGGGCACCCCGGCCGAGATCGTCGAGAAGCGCGGTCTCGCGGTGGTGTCCGACGACGGCGCGCTCTCGACCGCCGTCGACAACGCCATCGCCGCCAACCCCGACATCGCGCAGAAGATCCGCGACGGCAAGGTGGCCGCCGCCGGGGCGCTCATCGGCGCCGTGATGAAGGAGATGCGCGGCCAGGCCGACGCCGGCCGGGTGCGGGAGCTCGTGCTCGAGAAGCTGAGCTGATGGATCGGGCCAGGATCGCGCTGCTCATCGACGCCGACAACGCGCCGGCCAGCAAGATCGGGCTGATCCTCAACGACCTCGCGACCTACGGCGAGTGCAACATCCGGCGCGCCTACGGGAACTGGACGAAGTCGGGGCTCAAGGGCTGGATCGCCGAGCTGCACGACTCGGCGATCCGCCCCATGCAGCAGTTCGACCTGACGACGCAGAAGAACGCCTCGGACATGGCGCTGGCGATCGATGCGGTCGACCTCCTGCACACGGGACGTCCGGACGCGTTTGCGATCGTCTCGAGCGACTCCGACTTCACGCCGCTCGTCCACTACCTGCGCGAGCACGGCGCTGCCGTCTACGGCTACGGGCGGGAGAAGACGCCGACGCCGTTCCAGAGCGCGTGCACGCGATTCACGGTGCTCGAGCAGCTGGGCGACGAGGAGCTCGAGGACGCGGAGGCGGCGGACGCCGTACCGCCGAAGGGAGCCGCGAAGAAGGCCGCAGCAGGCAAGAAGGCGGCTGCTGGCCGGAAGTCGGGCCGACAGGTGCCCGCCGACAAGCTCCGCTCGGACGGCAAGCTCGTCGGGCTGATCCGCAACGCGATCAGTGCTGCCGCGGGCGAGGACGGATGGGCCCTGGTCAACCAGGTGGGGTCGCAGATCCGCAACCAGTCGTCGCTCGACTGGCGCAACTACGGCTATTCGACCTTGACCAAGCTCCTCGTCGCGATGGACCTCTTCGACCTGCGTGGCGAGGGCACGCCGCAGGTCGCCGTGCGGGATCCGAAGGCGCGTTAGGCCGCCCCGCCTCCCGGACGGCGGACGGATGCGGCAGGTTCCGCCCGCGGGCGGTAGCCTGCCGACGACAAATTCACTTCGCCCGTGGCGGGGGAAGCCGGTCGAATTCCGGCGCTGACCCGCAACCGTAGGCCGCGTCCCTCGGGGCGACGCAGCGAGCCGGAGCGCCTGGCACGGAGCGTCCTGACACAACGCTGTCGCGGAAAGCAGCGGGTGGGCATCGACCTTCCCGGCTGCGTGCAGCGGGAAGGAAAACTGCATGTCCAGCCCCTCGTTCAAGCGGGCGGGAGCCGCGGCCGTCGGCGCCGCGATCCTCGCCGCCGGCCTCACGGCCGTCGCCCCCGCACCTGCCGCCCACGCGGCGACGGATCCCGGCCCGGCGGCTGACGCCGCCGGCTGGCTCGCCGATGAGTTCGCAACGCTGACCAGCGACGAGGCCGGCGAGGCCATCGACTACGGCCTCGCGGTCGCAGCGACCGACGGCCCGGCCGAGGTCCTGACCTCGCTGACCAACGGACTCAACGGCGTCCTGGCGGACTTCCTGCCGCCGGCGGACCCGGCGCCGTCGCAGTGGACTGCCATCAATGTCGCAATGGCGGCGGACTACTACGCCACGGTCGATGCGATCCCGCCGGCGGAGACCGACCTCTTCAACCGCTTCGCCGGGATGGTCGACGACACGACCGGGCAGTTCGGGCCCTCGGCGTGGCCCTACAGCCAGGCCTATGCAGTGAACGCGCTCCGGAACCGGAACAGCGCGGAACTGGAGGAGGCTCGGGACTTCCTGCTCGAGGCACAGTGCGAGAACGGGGCGTGGGGCTTCGACACCTCGTGTGCCGCCGGCACCCTCGACATCGACGGCACGGCGCTCGCCGTGCTCGCGCTCCTTCCCGACGCCGAGCTCGCGGCTGTCGGCCCGGCCGTCGAGAGCGCGATTGCGTGGATGAAGACGCAGCAGCGGGCGGACGGCGGCTTCGGCAACTGGGGCGTCAACACCGGTGGCACGACGAGCAGCGGCCCCAGCTCGGGGCTCGCCGGCTGGGCGCTCGGCGCCGCGGGGGAGACGGCGATCGCGGGCGAGGCCGCGGTGTGGATCCGCAACCACCAGGCCGCGGCCGTCACCGGCTGCGCGACGCTGCTCGACGCCGAGTCCGGCGCGGTGGCCTTCGACGGCGACGGCTACGACGAGGGCACCACTGAGGGCATCGGGGACGCCGTTCGGGGCAGCTGGCTGAACAGCACCGCCCAGGCCTACGGGGCGCTCACGTTCCTGCCGGAACACACCGACCACCTCGGCCTCGGCGTCCCGCTGTACCTCGACGGTGGCAGCACGCACCGGTTCGTGGTGAGCGGGCTCCGCGAGGGCGAGCGTGCCTGCTTCAAGATCGGCAAGAAGCGCACCTGGGTGCGCGGCAACGCCCATGGCAAGGCGACGGTCAACGCGCAGGTCCCGGACCGCACCGGCTTCATCGGTGTCACGGCGGCGACCGCTGACGACGGTGCTGGTGGGGAGACCGCGGTCCTGGCGGCGAAGCGGGTGCCGTTCGACCTCAAGGACCGGGTCCGCCGCGGCGGCAAGCAGGTGGTGGAGGTGCGCGGGCTGCACTCCGGTGAGCGCGTCGTGGTCCGTTACGACGGCGCGAAGGTCGCCGGCGGCAAGGCGGCGACCGACGGCACCTTCCGGGCGTCGTTCCCGGTGGGCCGGAAGGCGGGCGCGCACAAGGTCAAGGTCGTCGGCCAGTTCGCCGACCGCACCGCGACCCAGTCCTTCCTGGTGGGGTGATCGACGTGCTGCGCAGGATTCTCGGGCCGGTCGCAGCGGCCACACTGGCCGCCGCGACCGGTGTCCTGCTCGTCCCCGCGGGTACGGCGGCCGCCGTACCCGCGCGGGCCGCGGCGATGTGCTCATCGACGACCGGCGTCACCGCGGTGGTCGACTTCAACGGCCTGGGCGGCAACCAGGCGACCGCGGGATGCGACCCCGACGGCGGCGGACGGCCGGCGAGCGAGGTGTTCGGCGACGCCGGCTACTCGATCTCCTACAGCCAGGCCGACGGCATGAACGGGTTCGTCTGCAAGGTCCAGGGCCAGCCCACCGACGGCGACTGCACCGACACCAACTCCTTCTGGAGCCTGTGGTGGTCCGACGGAACATCGGGCAAGTGGGTCTTCTCCAACCAGGGCGTCAACACCCTCGACGTGCCCGACGGTGGCTCGGTCGCGTTCTCGTGGCACGAGGGCGGCGGCCAGGCCCAGCCGCCCGGCGCCGCGCCGGCAGTCCACCAGGAGCCCGAGCCGAGCGAGGACCCCGACGACAACGGCGACGGCGGCTCCGGAGGTGACGGCGGCTCCGGCGGCGACCGGGGACCCCGCGGTGACGGCGGCGGCGACCAGGAGGGCGACGGCGACGCGCCGACCGAGACCGACGACCCCTCCGAGACCCCCGGCGCGAGCCCGACCGGCGACGCCGCCGGCGGGAAGCGCGACGGCAAGCCCGGCAAGGCGGACCGCAAGCGGGGCCGGGACAAGCAGACAGACGGCGCGGCGGCATCGCCGACCGACCCGAGCACACCGACGACCGACGTCGGCGAGCTGGTCGAGGGACCGCCCCCGGAGGCGACGGCCGACGAGGAGGGCTCGTCACTCCCGACGTGGATCGCGATCGGGCTGGCCGTGCTCGTGATCGGAGCCGCTGCCGCCGTACCGCTGATCCGGCGAAGGGCCGGCTGAGCAGCAGCGATGAGGAGACCGTGAGGATCCCGCGCGACCTCCACCCCGGCGCGTGGTGGTGCTGGGCCATCGGCCTCGCGGCCGGTGCGTCCAGCACGACCAACCCGCTGGTGCTGTCGCTGCTGATCGCGGTGGCCGCGGTGTGCGTCTACGCGTGCCGCGGCGACCAGCCGTGGTCCCGGTCCTTCCGGCTCTACCTGTGGCTGGCCGCGGTGGTCCTCGTCGTCCGGGTGCTGTTCCGGATCCTGCTCGGCGGCAACGACGCCGGGCACGTCCTGTTCACGATGCCGGAGATCCCGCTGCCCGACTGGGCGGCGGGGATCTCGCTGCTGGGACCGTTCAGCCGCGAGGAGCTGCTGGCCGCGATCTACGAGGGTCTTCGGCTGGGTGCGCTTCTGCTCGCGGTCGGCGCCGCCAACGCCCTGGCGAACCCCAAGCGGCTGATGAAGTCGCTGCCGCCCGCGCTCTACGAGATCGGCACCGCGATGGTCGTCGCGATCACGGTGCTCCCGCAGCTCGCCGACAGCGCCCGTCGCGTGCGGGCCGCGCAGCAGCTGCGCGGCGGCCCGGGCGGGCGGTTCGCGCGGGTGCGCGGGCTGCGGCGGCTGCTGGTGCCGGTGCTGGAGGACGCGCTCGAGCGGTCGATGGCGCTCGCAGCGGGCATGGACACCCGCGGCTACGGCCGGACGGGTGACGTCAGCCGCGCGCAGCGACGGGGGACCGGCGCGCTGATGGTCGCGGGCCTTCTCGGCATCTGCGTCGGCACCTACGCCTTCCTCGACTCCAGCGCGCCGCGGCTCCTGGCCGGGCCGATGCTCGCGCTCGGGTCGCTGCTCGCGGTGCTCGGGTTCGTGGTCGCGGGCCGGCGGGTGCGCCGTACCCGCTATCGAGCGGATCGCTGGCGGCTCCCCGAGGTCGTCGTTGCGATCTCCGGCGTGCTCGTCGGGGTCGGGCTGTGGGCCGTGCAGCGGTGGGAGTACGCCGTCGCGCACCCCGGCGTGCAGGACGTGCCCGAGGTGAGCCTGCTCGCCGTCGCCTCCGTGCTCTGCGGTGTGGTGCCGGTCTGGGTGGCCCCGCCGCCGTTGACCGTGCGGAGCCGCGAGCGGCTGGTGGTGGCCGCGTGAGCCCGCTGCTGGAGCTGCGCTCCGTCACGTTCGAGTACGGCGCCGGGCCCGATGCGCGGCGGGTCCTCGACGTGGTGGACCTGGCCGTCGACCCCGGCGAGCTCGTGGTCCTCGCCGGGCCGACCGGCGTCGGCAAGTCGACGCTGCTCGGTGTGGTCGCGGGACTGGTGCCGGCGTTCAGCGGCGGCACGCTCCGCGGCGAGGTGCTGATCGACGGCAGCTCCGTGATCGACCAGCCGGCGCGGGACCGTGCACACACCGTGGGCTACGTCGGTCAGAACCCGGCAGCGTGGTTCGTCACCGACACGGCCGAAGAGGAGCTCGCCTTCGGGATGGAGCAGCTGGGGCTGCCGCCCGCGACGATGCGCCGGCGCGTGGAGGAGACGCTGGACCTGCTCGGCATCGCCGACCTGCGGCACCGCGACCTGCGGACCCTCTCCGGAGGCCAGCAACAGCGGGTCGCGATCGGTGCCGTGCTCACGACGCACCCCCGTCTGCTCGTGCTCGACGAGCCGACGTCGGCGCTCGACCCGACCGCCGCCGAGGACGTGCTCGCGACGATCACCCGGCTCGTCCACGACCTCGACGTGAGCGTGCTGCTGGCCGAGCACCGCCTTGAGCGGGTGGTGCCGTTCGCCGACCGGATGGCGCTGCTGGAGGCCGGCGGGAAGCTGCGGGTCGGCGAGCCGGCGACGGTGCTCGCTGACGCGCCGATCGCGCCGCCGATCGTGGAGCTGGGGAGGGTGGCGGGGTGGGAGCCGCTGCCTCTGACGGTGAGGGAGGCTCGGCGGTGGGCGCGGGGGTGGGAGCTGGAGACGCCGACGCCGGCGGAGTCGGCGAGTCCCGGGGTGACTTCCCGGCTTGCTCGCTCCGCCGCGCTACGGCGCTCTGGGGTTGCGGTTGACGCGGGTAGGGGCGCCGGCGCGTCGTCGCGAAATCGCCGGGAAGTCACCCCGCGCCTCGCCGACTCCGCCGGTGCCCACGTCGGGCCTGTGGTCGAGGCGCGCGGGGTGGTGGTGATGCATGGGCGGGTGCCTGCGCTGCGGGAGGTGGACGTGGCGTTGGAGGCGGGGACGGTGACGGCGCTGATGGGGCGCAACGGGTCGGGGAAGTCGACGCTGTTGTGGACGCTCCAGGGGCGGCTGGGCGCCACGTCGGGCGTGGTGCGCGTGGACGGGTCCGACCCGCACGCGGCGCGGCCGGAGGAGCGGCGGCGCCGTACGGGGATGGTGCCGCAGAGCCCGGCCGACCTGCTCTACCTCGAGACCGTGGCCGAGGAGTGCGAGGCGGCGGACGCGTCGACCGGCGCGGACGCCGGCACGTGTGCGGGACTGCTCAAGCGGCTCGCGCCCGGCATCGAACCGGACACCCACCCGCGCGACCTGTCGGAGGGACAGCGGCTCGCCCTGGCGGTGTCGATCGTGCTCACCGCGCGGCCGCCCGTGCTGCTGCTCGACGAGCCGACGCGCGGCCTGGACTACACCGCGAAGGCCGCGCTGGCCGACATCCTGCGTGACCTGGCGACCGACCCGGAGGGGGAGCGCGCGGTGCTCGTCGCCACCCACGACGTCGAGTTCGTCGCCCACGTGGCCGACCGCGTCGTCGTACTCGCCGAGGGTGAGGTCGTCTCGGCCGGGCCGGTGCGCGAGGTGGTGGCGGAGTCACCGGCGTTCGCGCCGCAGGTGACGAAGGTGCTCGGCGCGCCGTGGCTCCACGTCGACGAGGTCGCGGCGGCGCTCGCCGACCGTGACGGCTCGGAGTGCCAACCGTGACGGTTCGTGCGACCAACCCTGCCGGTTCGGCGGGCGGGCAGGTGGCGGTGGCGGTGGGGCTGCGGTCGACGGTGGTGCTGGCGCTCGCGTCGGTGATCGGGCTGATCATGCTCGGGTGGCCGCTGGTGCTCGAGCCGGGGAGCGGGGACCGGGTGGACCCGCCGTTCCTGTTCCTGGCGCTGCTGCCGGTCATCCTCGCGGTGGTGCTCGCCGAGCTCAGCGAGGGCGGCATGGACGCGCGGGTGCTGGCGATCCTCGGCGTGCTCAGCGCGATCAACGCCGTGCTGCGCGGCGTCAGCGCGGGCACCAGCGGGATCGAGCTCGTGTTCTTCCTGCTGATCCTCGGCGGCCGGGTGTTCGGGCCGGGGTTCGGCTTCGTGCTCGGCTGCACGTCGCTCTTCGCCTCGGCGCTGCTCACGGCCGGCGTCGGGCCGTGGCTGCCGTTCCAGATGCTCGTCGCCGGCTGGGTCGGCATGGGTGCGGGGCTCCTACCGCGTCGGGTCGGCGGCCGCGCCGAGATCGTCCTGCTGGTCGTGTACGGCGTGCTCGCGGCCTA
Proteins encoded in this region:
- a CDS encoding NYN domain-containing protein, encoding MDRARIALLIDADNAPASKIGLILNDLATYGECNIRRAYGNWTKSGLKGWIAELHDSAIRPMQQFDLTTQKNASDMALAIDAVDLLHTGRPDAFAIVSSDSDFTPLVHYLREHGAAVYGYGREKTPTPFQSACTRFTVLEQLGDEELEDAEAADAVPPKGAAKKAAAGKKAAAGRKSGRQVPADKLRSDGKLVGLIRNAISAAAGEDGWALVNQVGSQIRNQSSLDWRNYGYSTLTKLLVAMDLFDLRGEGTPQVAVRDPKAR
- a CDS encoding prenyltransferase/squalene oxidase repeat-containing protein codes for the protein MSSPSFKRAGAAAVGAAILAAGLTAVAPAPAAHAATDPGPAADAAGWLADEFATLTSDEAGEAIDYGLAVAATDGPAEVLTSLTNGLNGVLADFLPPADPAPSQWTAINVAMAADYYATVDAIPPAETDLFNRFAGMVDDTTGQFGPSAWPYSQAYAVNALRNRNSAELEEARDFLLEAQCENGAWGFDTSCAAGTLDIDGTALAVLALLPDAELAAVGPAVESAIAWMKTQQRADGGFGNWGVNTGGTTSSGPSSGLAGWALGAAGETAIAGEAAVWIRNHQAAAVTGCATLLDAESGAVAFDGDGYDEGTTEGIGDAVRGSWLNSTAQAYGALTFLPEHTDHLGLGVPLYLDGGSTHRFVVSGLREGERACFKIGKKRTWVRGNAHGKATVNAQVPDRTGFIGVTAATADDGAGGETAVLAAKRVPFDLKDRVRRGGKQVVEVRGLHSGERVVVRYDGAKVAGGKAATDGTFRASFPVGRKAGAHKVKVVGQFADRTATQSFLVG
- a CDS encoding energy-coupling factor transporter transmembrane component T, which encodes MRIPRDLHPGAWWCWAIGLAAGASSTTNPLVLSLLIAVAAVCVYACRGDQPWSRSFRLYLWLAAVVLVVRVLFRILLGGNDAGHVLFTMPEIPLPDWAAGISLLGPFSREELLAAIYEGLRLGALLLAVGAANALANPKRLMKSLPPALYEIGTAMVVAITVLPQLADSARRVRAAQQLRGGPGGRFARVRGLRRLLVPVLEDALERSMALAAGMDTRGYGRTGDVSRAQRRGTGALMVAGLLGICVGTYAFLDSSAPRLLAGPMLALGSLLAVLGFVVAGRRVRRTRYRADRWRLPEVVVAISGVLVGVGLWAVQRWEYAVAHPGVQDVPEVSLLAVASVLCGVVPVWVAPPPLTVRSRERLVVAA
- a CDS encoding ABC transporter ATP-binding protein; the protein is MLELRSVTFEYGAGPDARRVLDVVDLAVDPGELVVLAGPTGVGKSTLLGVVAGLVPAFSGGTLRGEVLIDGSSVIDQPARDRAHTVGYVGQNPAAWFVTDTAEEELAFGMEQLGLPPATMRRRVEETLDLLGIADLRHRDLRTLSGGQQQRVAIGAVLTTHPRLLVLDEPTSALDPTAAEDVLATITRLVHDLDVSVLLAEHRLERVVPFADRMALLEAGGKLRVGEPATVLADAPIAPPIVELGRVAGWEPLPLTVREARRWARGWELETPTPAESASPGVTSRLARSAALRRSGVAVDAGRGAGASSRNRREVTPRLADSAGAHVGPVVEARGVVVMHGRVPALREVDVALEAGTVTALMGRNGSGKSTLLWTLQGRLGATSGVVRVDGSDPHAARPEERRRRTGMVPQSPADLLYLETVAEECEAADASTGADAGTCAGLLKRLAPGIEPDTHPRDLSEGQRLALAVSIVLTARPPVLLLDEPTRGLDYTAKAALADILRDLATDPEGERAVLVATHDVEFVAHVADRVVVLAEGEVVSAGPVREVVAESPAFAPQVTKVLGAPWLHVDEVAAALADRDGSECQP
- a CDS encoding ECF transporter S component — protein: MPTVTVRATNPAGSAGGQVAVAVGLRSTVVLALASVIGLIMLGWPLVLEPGSGDRVDPPFLFLALLPVILAVVLAELSEGGMDARVLAILGVLSAINAVLRGVSAGTSGIELVFFLLILGGRVFGPGFGFVLGCTSLFASALLTAGVGPWLPFQMLVAGWVGMGAGLLPRRVGGRAEIVLLVVYGVLAAYVYGLLMNLWGWPFIVGIQVPGQDSTELSYVPGAPLLENLHRFLLYTLLTSTGGWDTGRAITNALAIALLGPAVLTTLRRSARRARVERT